The Symphalangus syndactylus isolate Jambi chromosome 11, NHGRI_mSymSyn1-v2.1_pri, whole genome shotgun sequence genome contains a region encoding:
- the LOC129493409 gene encoding carbohydrate sulfotransferase 5, which translates to MWLPRFSSKTVTVLLLAQTTCLLLFVVSRPGPSSPAGREDRVHVLVLSSWRSGSSFVGQLFSQHPDVFYLMEPAWHVWTTLSQGSAATLHMAVRDLMRSIFLCDMDVFDAYMPQSRNLSAFFKWETSRALCSPPACSAFPRGTISKENVCRTLCTRQPFSLAQEACRSYSHVVVKEVRFFNLQVLYPLLSDPALNLRIVHLVRDPRAVLRSREAAGPLLARDNGIVLGTNGKWVEADPHLRLIREVCRSHVRIAEAATFKPPPFLRGRYRLVRFEDLARKPLAEIRALYAFTGLTLTPQLEAWIHNITHGSGIGKPGEAFQTSSRNARNVSQAWRHELPLTKILRVQEVCADALQLLGYRPVYSADQQRDLTLDLVLPRGPYHFSWTSPD; encoded by the coding sequence ATGTGGCTGCCACGCTTCTCCAGCAAGACAGTGACGGTGCTCCTCCTGGCACAGACCACCTGCCTCCTGCTCTTCGTCGTCTCCCGGCCAGGGCCCTCATCCCCAGCCGGCCGCGAGGATCGTGTGCACGTGCTGGTGCTGTCCTCGTGGCGCTCGGGCTCGTCCTTCGTGGGCCAGCTCTTCAGCCAGCACCCCGACGTCTTCTACCTGATGGAGCCCGCGTGGCATGTGTGGACCACCCTGTCGCAGGGCAGCGCCGCAACGCTGCACATGGCCGTGCGCGACCTGATGCGCTCCATCTTTTTGTGTGACATGGACGTGTTTGATGCCTACATGCCACAGAGCCGAAACCTGTCCGCCTTTTTCAAGTGGGAAACGAGCCGCGCGCTATGCTCGCCGCCCGCCTGCAGCGCTTTTCCCCGAGGCACCATCAGCAAGGAGAACGTATGCAGGACACTGTGCACGCGGCAGCCCTTCAGCCTGGCCCAGGAGGCCTGCCGCTCCTACAGCCATGTGGTGGTCAAGGAGGTGCGCTTCTTCAACCTGCAGGTGCTCTACCCGCTGCTCAGCGACCCCGCGCTCAACCTGCGCATCGTGCACCTGGTGCGCGACCCGCGGGCCGTGCTGCGCTCCCGGGAGGCGGCGGGCCCGCTACTGGCACGCGACAACGGCATCGTGCTGGGCACCAACGGCAAGTGGGTGGAGGCCGACCCTCACCTGCGCCTGATTCGCGAGGTGTGCCGCAGCCACGTGCGTATCGCCGAGGCCGCCACATTCAAGCCGCCACCCTTCCTGCGCGGCCGCTACCGCCTGGTACGCTTCGAGGACCTGGCGCGGAAGCCGCTGGCAGAGATCCGCGCGCTCTACGCCTTCACCGGCCTGACCCTCACGCCACAGCTGGAGGCCTGGATCCACAACATCACCCACGGGTCGGGGATTGGCAAGCCAGGCGAGGCCTTCCAGACTTCGTCTAGGAATGCGCGCAACGTCTCCCAGGCCTGGCGCCACGAGTTGCCCCTCACTAAGATCCTGCGGGTGCAGGAGGTGTGCGCCGACGCGCTGCAGCTGCTGGGCTATCGGCCTGTGTACTCTGCGGACCAGCAGCGTGACCTCACCCTGGATCTGGTGCTGCCACGAGGCCCATACCACTTCAGCTGGACATCGCCTGACTGA